In one Dama dama isolate Ldn47 chromosome 5, ASM3311817v1, whole genome shotgun sequence genomic region, the following are encoded:
- the PEBP1 gene encoding phosphatidylethanolamine-binding protein 1, producing MPVDLGKWSGPLSLQEVDERPQHPLQVKYGGAEVDELGKVLTPTQVKNRPTSITWDGLDPGKLYTLVLTDPDAPSRKDPKYREWHHFLVVNMKGNDIGSGTVLSDYVGSGPPKGTGLHRYVWLVYEQKGPLKCDEPILSNRSGDHRGKFKVASFRKKYELGTPVAGTCYQAEWDDYVPKLYEQLSGK from the exons ATGCCGGTGGACCTCGGCAAGTGGTCCGGGCCTTTGAGCCTGCAGGAAGTGGATGAGCGGCCGCAGCACCCGCTGCAGGTCAAATACGGCGGGGCGGAGGTCGACGAACTGGGGAAAGTGCTGACACCCACTCAG GTTAAGAACCGGCCCACCAGCATTACATGGGATGGCCTTGATCCAGGTAAATTGTACACCTTGGTCTTGACAGATCCGGATGCTCCCAGCAGGAAGGACCCCAAATACAG GGAATGGCACCATTTCCTGGTGGTCAACATGAAGGGCAACGACATCGGCAGTGGCACGGTTCTCTCTGATTATGTGGGCTCTGGGCCTCCCAAGGGCACAG GCCTGCACCGCTACGTCTGGCTGGTTTACGAGCAGAAAGGACCACTGAAGTGTGACGAGCCCATTCTCAGCAACCGATCTGGAGACCACCGTGGCAAATTCAAGGTGGCCTCTTTCCGCAAAAAGTATGAGCTTGGGACCCCAGTGGCCGGCACATGTTACCAGGCTGAATGGGATGATTATGTGCCCAAGCTCTATGAGCAGCTGTCTGGGAAGTAG